From Erwinia pyri, a single genomic window includes:
- the pqqF gene encoding pyrroloquinoline quinone biosynthesis protein PqqF — MQAVRRITLANGLRVNLIHDPDASRAAALIQLAAGSHDGPREWPGLAHLLEHVLFAGSEKYQEQQRLMAWGPANGARLNATTHAHHTAWFFEIAAEKLRPGLRRLTDMLASPLLSRESVRREATVIDAEFQLLSRHTETLCEAALSQAFTTPHSFQAFHVGNRAAFGEDDAALQQALQAYHQRFFRAEKLELWLQGPQSAAALAELAEEVGAIFSSAPAASEPEIQPLTLNSPRHYGLHLASAERLQLSAALSATPEMLAVLRELLTDRAERSLLATLRELGLADEVALLEPYRAPRQSVISVQFELCATESAPVKGEAIRSALASSTEFTPSAIETVSGKGGAICSALASPAGSLPSAVEALFSRWLQQLATLNEDLLSHYAALARRRFAQLSALDQLRARAFGFVPPTRDVPLTEGWQALLSELQPEKLTALWTSSHVDASPVQLQGFTLQTGAIDWRSSLPGNGPEMAFYTPGEAGRLPALPDEKAPLLHFPALCQPVLMLKPAAGSFSRQAAALVEAALQPVIGQCLHQGGELSFAQQQGIWLLQLSAKPDLLLTMLAAAIDALGTLSPAMISQGKRRYHQAMQSQSADIAVRVLLARLPELISSPSKAMTSRMAEEGVGDPQSAPASRSETGPLPVSYSEATASSLAALLWQGTLYGGDAALQEAISRLLSRWPHGELPEAPHTSQQPVRPASVKRDDKDSALLAKSPLPAATTREEAALLLFCPLIDRTAECLAAWQLLAALYEPEFFQRLRVELNIGYVVSCRYHHSAGEAGLLFALQSPTLNTHQLKAHIVNFIRDMTDVIADLTEEDLRNKSAALIAALPAQAMNTAAQCMAHWQQQQLNLPELTSSIFAAFSPDKLRHYSRRLATERSGWIWAE, encoded by the coding sequence ATGCAGGCAGTGCGGCGCATCACTCTGGCGAACGGCTTGCGGGTCAACCTGATCCACGATCCCGATGCCAGCCGTGCCGCCGCACTGATCCAGCTTGCTGCGGGCAGTCATGACGGCCCACGCGAGTGGCCAGGCCTGGCGCATCTGCTGGAGCATGTGCTGTTTGCCGGTAGCGAAAAGTATCAGGAGCAGCAGCGGCTGATGGCCTGGGGGCCGGCTAACGGTGCCCGGCTTAACGCCACCACGCATGCTCACCACACCGCCTGGTTTTTTGAAATCGCAGCGGAAAAACTCAGGCCGGGCCTGCGGCGGCTGACAGATATGCTTGCCAGCCCCTTGCTGAGCCGGGAGTCGGTACGCCGGGAAGCCACGGTCATTGATGCCGAGTTCCAGCTCTTATCCCGCCATACAGAGACGTTGTGTGAAGCCGCGCTGAGCCAGGCATTTACCACGCCGCATTCCTTTCAGGCATTTCATGTCGGCAATCGCGCTGCCTTTGGTGAAGATGACGCGGCGCTGCAGCAGGCTTTACAGGCTTATCATCAGCGCTTTTTCCGGGCTGAAAAGCTGGAACTGTGGCTACAGGGGCCGCAGTCCGCTGCAGCGCTGGCTGAGCTTGCTGAAGAGGTGGGCGCGATCTTCTCCTCTGCGCCTGCCGCCAGCGAACCGGAAATTCAGCCGCTCACGCTGAATTCGCCTCGCCACTACGGGCTGCATCTCGCCAGCGCAGAGCGCCTTCAGCTCAGCGCAGCGCTCTCTGCCACGCCGGAAATGCTTGCTGTGCTGCGCGAACTGCTGACGGACAGGGCTGAACGCAGCCTGCTGGCAACGCTGCGTGAGTTGGGGCTGGCCGATGAGGTAGCGCTGCTCGAACCTTACCGCGCTCCACGCCAGTCGGTAATCAGCGTGCAGTTTGAACTCTGTGCCACAGAATCTGCCCCTGTCAAAGGTGAGGCGATCCGCAGTGCGCTGGCCTCATCAACCGAATTCACGCCATCAGCCATTGAAACTGTATCGGGTAAAGGCGGAGCCATCTGCAGTGCGCTGGCCTCACCGGCAGGCTCCCTGCCTTCAGCCGTGGAAGCGCTGTTCAGCCGCTGGCTGCAGCAGCTGGCAACGCTGAATGAGGATCTGCTCAGCCATTACGCGGCCCTGGCACGGCGTCGCTTTGCGCAGCTTTCTGCGCTGGATCAGCTGCGGGCGCGCGCCTTTGGTTTTGTTCCTCCCACGCGAGACGTGCCGCTGACAGAAGGGTGGCAGGCCCTGTTGTCAGAGCTTCAGCCGGAAAAGCTGACGGCACTCTGGACCTCATCCCACGTTGACGCCAGCCCTGTACAGCTCCAAGGTTTCACGCTGCAGACCGGTGCCATCGACTGGCGATCCAGCCTTCCCGGCAACGGGCCGGAGATGGCGTTTTATACGCCGGGAGAAGCTGGCAGGCTTCCCGCTCTGCCGGATGAAAAGGCTCCTCTGCTGCACTTCCCAGCCTTATGCCAGCCTGTGCTAATGTTGAAACCTGCGGCTGGTTCCTTCTCTCGCCAGGCCGCCGCGCTTGTGGAGGCGGCGTTGCAGCCGGTTATCGGCCAATGCCTGCACCAGGGCGGCGAACTGAGTTTTGCGCAACAGCAGGGGATCTGGCTGCTTCAGCTCAGCGCAAAGCCGGATCTGTTGCTGACAATGCTGGCCGCTGCGATCGACGCGCTCGGTACGCTCTCCCCGGCGATGATTTCCCAGGGCAAGCGACGTTACCATCAGGCGATGCAGTCGCAGTCGGCGGATATTGCTGTCCGCGTGCTGCTGGCCCGTCTGCCTGAGCTGATAAGTTCGCCTTCAAAAGCGATGACCAGCAGAATGGCGGAGGAGGGTGTCGGCGATCCTCAGTCAGCGCCCGCAAGCCGGAGTGAGACCGGCCCGTTGCCCGTCTCTTACAGTGAGGCCACTGCCTCCAGCCTGGCGGCGCTGCTGTGGCAGGGCACGCTGTACGGTGGCGATGCAGCGTTGCAGGAGGCGATTTCAAGGCTGCTTTCCCGCTGGCCGCATGGGGAGTTGCCGGAAGCGCCACATACGTCGCAACAGCCGGTCCGGCCAGCCTCAGTGAAGAGAGATGATAAAGACTCTGCTTTGCTGGCAAAGAGTCCCCTGCCTGCGGCGACAACCCGCGAAGAGGCCGCCCTGCTACTCTTCTGCCCGCTGATCGATCGCACGGCAGAGTGCCTGGCCGCCTGGCAACTGCTGGCTGCGCTCTACGAGCCGGAATTTTTCCAGCGGCTGCGGGTTGAGCTGAATATCGGCTACGTGGTGAGCTGCCGCTATCATCACTCTGCCGGTGAGGCAGGCCTGCTGTTTGCGCTTCAGTCGCCCACGCTGAACACCCATCAGCTTAAAGCTCATATCGTGAATTTTATCCGCGATATGACCGATGTTATTGCCGATCTCACCGAAGAAGATCTACGAAATAAATCCGCTGCGTTGATTGCCGCCCTTCCCGCCCAGGCAATGAATACCGCAGCCCAATGCATGGCGCACTGGCAGCAACAGCAGCTGAATTTACCCGAATTAACCTCCTCTATCTTTGCCGCTTTCTCCCCGGATAAACTCCGCCACTATTCCCGGCGGTTGGCCACAGAGCGTTCGGGCTGGATTTGGGCTGAGTAA
- a CDS encoding helix-turn-helix domain-containing protein, giving the protein MNNEDWHPADIIAALKKQGTTLSALSRESGLASSTLSNALRRPWPKGEQLIAAALGKQPEEIWPTRYKRKK; this is encoded by the coding sequence ATGAATAATGAGGACTGGCACCCTGCCGATATTATTGCTGCATTAAAGAAACAAGGGACGACTTTATCCGCGCTGTCCCGAGAGTCCGGGCTGGCTTCTTCAACATTATCAAACGCTCTGCGCCGTCCCTGGCCGAAAGGCGAGCAGCTGATCGCGGCTGCGCTGGGCAAACAGCCTGAAGAGATCTGGCCAACCCGGTACAAAAGAAAAAAATAG
- a CDS encoding LysR family transcriptional regulator — protein MPASIKLHQLRAFVDVTREGSIRAAARASGLSQPALTKSIQELEEVLGARLFIRRRQGVVLTDIGDNFFQHASLILEELRVAQEDIQQRLGQAGGTVNIGIGGSIARAIMPQVITQFHRQYPNVKVRIVEGQLVSMIPELRQGELDFTINTYYQSHLDNELSYERLMDREYRVVVRKGHPCEHATSLAELQHCDWTMPTPKGSYYRLLHELFTEMGMAPSVSVTCETFMTCISLVAQSDFVSILSLDVISDPVLGNQLVSLAIKEKLPRATFYLIQRKDMTLTPMSAHLARLFRMHCQGVKFPLEEP, from the coding sequence ATGCCTGCTTCCATTAAGCTCCATCAGCTCCGTGCTTTTGTTGATGTTACCCGGGAAGGCAGCATTCGCGCCGCTGCCCGGGCGTCCGGTTTGTCGCAGCCAGCCTTAACAAAATCGATTCAGGAACTGGAGGAAGTCCTTGGCGCACGGCTGTTTATCCGCCGCAGGCAGGGGGTGGTGCTGACGGATATAGGAGATAACTTTTTCCAGCACGCCAGCCTGATCCTTGAGGAGCTGAGGGTTGCTCAGGAGGATATTCAGCAGCGTCTGGGGCAGGCTGGCGGGACGGTGAATATCGGCATAGGCGGCAGTATTGCACGCGCAATTATGCCGCAGGTGATAACTCAGTTTCATCGCCAGTACCCTAACGTAAAGGTCAGAATCGTGGAAGGGCAGCTGGTGTCGATGATCCCGGAACTGCGGCAGGGGGAGCTGGACTTCACCATCAATACCTATTATCAAAGCCATCTGGATAATGAGCTGAGCTACGAACGGCTGATGGATCGTGAATACCGGGTAGTGGTGCGCAAAGGGCATCCCTGCGAACACGCTACCTCGCTGGCAGAGTTGCAGCACTGCGACTGGACCATGCCGACACCTAAAGGGAGCTACTACCGCTTATTACACGAGCTGTTTACCGAGATGGGCATGGCCCCCTCTGTCAGCGTCACCTGTGAAACCTTTATGACCTGTATCAGCCTGGTGGCGCAAAGCGACTTTGTCAGCATCCTGTCGCTGGATGTTATCTCCGATCCTGTTCTCGGCAATCAGCTGGTCTCCCTGGCGATCAAGGAGAAACTGCCCAGGGCCACGTTTTATCTGATACAGCGCAAAGATATGACCTTAACCCCAATGAGCGCGCACCTTGCCAGACTGTTCCGTATGCATTGCCAGGGTGTAAAATTCCCGCTGGAGGAGCCGTAA
- a CDS encoding GNAT family N-acetyltransferase, with translation MMTQTVSLHRYQPRFHQGVVDLILPIQTQEFGIAITAQQQPDLNEIEAFYQRGMGDFWLALAGDRVVGCIGLKDIGQQQAALRKMFVASDFRGKSQGVANALLNTLLGHASQRKLATIWLGTTDKFLAAHRFYEKNGFREVSVTALPEAFPLMAVDSKFYSLSMPK, from the coding sequence ATGATGACGCAAACCGTGTCACTTCATCGCTATCAACCCCGTTTTCATCAGGGTGTCGTGGATCTGATTCTGCCGATCCAGACTCAGGAGTTTGGCATCGCTATCACCGCGCAACAGCAGCCGGATCTCAATGAGATAGAGGCATTTTACCAGCGCGGCATGGGCGATTTCTGGCTGGCCCTGGCGGGCGACAGAGTAGTGGGCTGCATTGGGCTAAAAGATATAGGGCAGCAGCAGGCTGCTCTGCGCAAAATGTTTGTGGCAAGCGACTTCCGGGGCAAATCTCAGGGAGTGGCGAATGCATTACTCAACACGCTGCTGGGCCATGCAAGCCAGCGAAAACTGGCGACCATCTGGTTAGGCACCACCGATAAATTCCTTGCCGCACACCGTTTTTACGAGAAAAACGGCTTCCGGGAAGTGAGCGTAACCGCTCTGCCAGAAGCCTTCCCGCTGATGGCGGTGGACAGTAAATTTTACTCTCTCTCTATGCCAAAATAG
- a CDS encoding amidohydrolase, whose product MDQAVADFVREITPALQERRRDLHKFAESGWLEFRTATLVAEELHRLGYSLKLGREVIDAQSRMGLPSAEVLAQQEQRALSQGALPQWLSHFSGGFCGIVATLETGRPGPVIAFRVDMDALDVIELQEPEHRPFAEGFASCNEGMMHACGHDGHTTIGLGLAQVLKQFESRLTGTIKLIFQPAEEGTRGAKSMVAAGVLDDVDFFTAIHIGTGVPAGELVCGNDSFMATTKLDVTFRGVASHAGARPEEGNNALLAAAQATLALHTLPQHSGGSSRINVGVLQAGTGRNVVADRAFMKVETRGATNEINDFIYQKALQALAGAAAMYDVQHEIALMGAARSSQPTQPWVNFIRQQAGQIPELTSLVDKREQAAGSEDATYMMERVKELGGQASYIIFGTELSAGHHNEKFDFNEQVMATAVKTLAALAFNIQDFREEA is encoded by the coding sequence ATGGATCAAGCTGTTGCCGATTTTGTCCGTGAAATTACCCCTGCTCTGCAAGAGCGACGCCGTGACCTGCATAAATTTGCCGAGTCGGGCTGGCTGGAATTCCGCACCGCCACGCTGGTGGCAGAAGAACTGCACCGGTTAGGCTACTCCCTGAAGCTGGGCCGGGAGGTGATTGATGCACAGAGCCGTATGGGATTGCCCTCTGCGGAAGTGCTGGCGCAACAGGAGCAGCGTGCGCTGAGTCAGGGCGCGCTGCCGCAGTGGCTGTCACATTTCTCCGGCGGATTTTGCGGCATCGTCGCCACGCTGGAAACGGGCCGCCCCGGTCCGGTCATCGCTTTTCGTGTGGATATGGACGCCCTTGACGTAATCGAGCTGCAGGAACCGGAGCACCGCCCCTTTGCCGAAGGGTTCGCCTCCTGCAATGAAGGGATGATGCATGCCTGCGGTCATGACGGGCATACCACTATTGGTCTGGGCCTGGCGCAGGTCCTGAAGCAGTTTGAGTCGCGCCTGACCGGGACAATTAAACTGATCTTCCAGCCTGCCGAAGAGGGTACGCGCGGCGCTAAATCGATGGTGGCCGCAGGCGTGCTTGATGATGTCGACTTCTTTACCGCTATCCACATCGGCACCGGCGTTCCGGCGGGTGAACTGGTTTGCGGAAACGACAGCTTTATGGCGACCACCAAGCTGGATGTCACCTTTCGCGGCGTGGCCTCCCATGCCGGAGCCCGTCCCGAAGAGGGTAATAATGCGCTGCTTGCCGCCGCCCAGGCTACGCTGGCGCTGCACACGCTACCCCAGCACAGCGGCGGCAGCTCCCGCATTAACGTAGGCGTTTTGCAGGCGGGAACAGGCCGGAATGTGGTTGCCGACCGCGCCTTTATGAAGGTGGAAACCCGGGGCGCCACCAATGAAATTAACGATTTTATCTACCAGAAAGCCCTTCAGGCGCTGGCTGGCGCCGCCGCGATGTATGACGTTCAGCACGAGATCGCGCTAATGGGCGCCGCCCGCAGCAGCCAGCCCACGCAGCCCTGGGTCAACTTCATTCGCCAGCAGGCAGGCCAGATCCCGGAACTCACCTCGCTGGTGGATAAGCGGGAGCAGGCAGCCGGTTCGGAAGATGCCACCTATATGATGGAACGGGTTAAAGAGCTGGGCGGCCAGGCTTCCTACATCATTTTTGGCACGGAGTTGAGCGCCGGGCACCATAACGAGAAGTTTGATTTCAATGAACAGGTAATGGCAACCGCGGTGAAAACCCTGGCGGCGCTCGCCTTCAACATTCAGGACTTCCGGGAGGAGGCGTAA
- a CDS encoding MFS transporter yields MSLAETASLQENGLTGRTVFMLATGAGFAVAAIYYSQPMLGILVNELHAGVSTVGLVPTLTQIGYALGILLLAPLGDRHDRRQIIILKGLLLTLALLLSAFSNGITMLLVASLAVGITATMAQDIVPAAATLSPAARRGKTVGTVMTGLLLGILLSRVLSGFVAEFFGWRSMFGAAALMVLAITLIIWRNLPAIPASTTMSYPALLASMRHLWSGYKALRRATLAQALLSVGFSAFWSTLAVMLHEIYHLGSATAGLFGLAGAAGALAAPLAGSLADRRGPELVTRIGTTLATVSFALMFLLPLLPVPYQLALIVVSAVGFDFGVQSTLVSHQSIIFSLEPAARSRLNALMFTGVFVGMAAGSALGSVILELAGWQGVVMLLTLAGFGSMVVRWMSKNLHP; encoded by the coding sequence ATGTCCTTAGCTGAAACCGCCTCCCTGCAGGAAAATGGCCTGACAGGCCGTACCGTCTTTATGCTTGCTACCGGCGCAGGCTTTGCCGTCGCCGCCATCTATTACAGCCAGCCGATGCTGGGGATCCTGGTTAACGAACTGCATGCGGGCGTCAGTACGGTTGGGCTGGTTCCCACCCTTACCCAGATTGGTTACGCGCTGGGTATTTTGCTGCTGGCCCCGCTGGGCGATCGTCACGATCGTCGTCAGATCATCATTCTTAAAGGGCTTCTGCTGACGCTGGCTTTACTGCTGAGCGCCTTCAGCAACGGCATCACGATGCTGCTGGTGGCGAGTCTGGCGGTTGGCATCACCGCAACTATGGCTCAGGACATTGTTCCCGCTGCGGCTACCCTCTCTCCTGCTGCCCGGCGGGGTAAAACGGTCGGCACAGTGATGACCGGCCTCCTGCTGGGCATTCTGCTCTCCAGGGTGCTGAGTGGCTTTGTGGCGGAATTCTTTGGCTGGCGGAGTATGTTTGGTGCCGCAGCGCTCATGGTCCTGGCCATCACTCTGATCATCTGGCGCAACCTGCCTGCTATTCCTGCCAGTACCACCATGAGTTATCCGGCACTGCTGGCCTCCATGCGTCATCTGTGGAGTGGTTATAAAGCGCTGCGCAGAGCCACTCTGGCGCAGGCGCTGCTTTCGGTAGGATTCAGCGCTTTCTGGTCAACCCTGGCCGTTATGCTGCATGAGATCTACCATCTGGGCAGCGCCACCGCAGGCCTGTTCGGGCTGGCGGGCGCGGCAGGAGCCTTGGCCGCACCGCTTGCAGGTTCACTGGCTGACCGTCGCGGACCGGAACTGGTGACCCGCATCGGCACTACGCTGGCGACCGTCTCGTTTGCGCTGATGTTTCTGCTGCCGCTGTTGCCCGTGCCTTACCAGCTCGCGCTGATCGTGGTTTCTGCGGTGGGGTTTGATTTCGGCGTGCAGTCCACGCTGGTATCACACCAGTCGATTATTTTCAGCCTGGAGCCGGCAGCACGCAGTCGCCTGAATGCGCTGATGTTCACCGGCGTGTTTGTCGGTATGGCTGCAGGATCGGCGCTGGGCAGCGTGATCCTTGAACTGGCGGGTTGGCAGGGAGTGGTGATGCTGCTGACGCTGGCCGGATTCGGCAGTATGGTGGTGCGCTGGATGAGTAAAAACTTACATCCTTAA
- a CDS encoding methyl-accepting chemotaxis protein, with amino-acid sequence MLKNIKVVTSILIMLIVFSALLLLSSGLSFNAISQDKNNFVRASVLTQQQGQLSDAVQTLLKTRITINRAAIRILKKQTDPATLAGITKLLATASTTLDDAAFHFSNYKQAPQQSGQKGELATAVSDRYQQMADTMKMSIQYLGANNYEAYGNLDAQKAQDELENSYDRWREQNSELLAVGMKENQTGFTHMMWTLATVVVVLLLLVISVWVVIKRVLLTPLKQLLAHIQRIAAGDLSTTLAVEGRSEMALLASNLTAMQQSLIVTVGHVRESSDAIFTGASEISLGNNDLSSRTEQQAASLEQTAASMEELTATVKQNAENARQASQLAKSASDTAEKGGKVVDGVVKTMSEIAGSSKKIADITSVIDGIAFQTNILALNAAVEAARAGEQGRGFAVVAGEVRNLAQRSAQAAKEIKTLIEASVSRVDAGSLQVATAGETMHDIVNAVVRVTDIMGEIASASDEQSRGIDQIGLAVTEMDRVTQQNASLVQESAAASASLEEQASRLSQAVAVFKIGQPTPVSKPVKTLKAPAPRKALAVSAEEGNWETF; translated from the coding sequence ATGCTTAAAAATATTAAAGTCGTTACCAGCATTCTCATTATGTTGATCGTCTTCAGTGCGCTGCTGCTGCTCTCCAGCGGCCTCTCCTTTAACGCCATCAGCCAGGATAAAAATAACTTTGTGCGTGCCAGCGTACTGACCCAGCAGCAGGGGCAGCTCAGTGACGCTGTACAGACGTTGCTCAAAACCCGCATCACCATTAACCGTGCCGCCATCCGTATCCTGAAGAAGCAGACCGACCCCGCAACGCTTGCCGGCATCACTAAACTGCTTGCCACCGCCTCTACCACACTGGATGACGCGGCCTTCCACTTTTCTAACTATAAGCAGGCACCGCAGCAGAGCGGCCAGAAGGGTGAGTTAGCGACTGCGGTGAGCGATCGCTACCAGCAGATGGCCGATACGATGAAGATGTCGATTCAGTATCTGGGCGCCAATAACTACGAGGCCTACGGTAATCTGGATGCGCAGAAAGCGCAGGACGAACTCGAAAACAGCTACGATCGCTGGCGGGAACAGAACAGTGAGCTGCTGGCCGTGGGGATGAAAGAGAATCAGACCGGGTTCACGCATATGATGTGGACGCTGGCAACCGTGGTGGTGGTGCTGTTGCTGCTGGTTATCTCCGTGTGGGTGGTGATTAAGCGCGTGCTGCTGACGCCACTGAAACAGCTTCTGGCTCATATTCAGCGCATTGCGGCGGGCGATCTTTCGACCACGCTGGCGGTAGAAGGCCGCAGTGAGATGGCGTTGCTCGCCAGCAATCTCACCGCCATGCAGCAGTCGCTGATTGTCACCGTGGGCCATGTCCGCGAAAGCTCTGATGCTATCTTTACCGGTGCCAGCGAAATCTCCCTCGGTAATAACGATCTCTCTTCCCGCACCGAGCAGCAGGCGGCCTCACTGGAGCAAACCGCCGCCAGTATGGAAGAGCTGACCGCCACCGTGAAGCAGAATGCTGAAAACGCCCGTCAGGCTTCCCAACTGGCGAAAAGCGCCTCCGATACCGCAGAGAAAGGCGGTAAGGTAGTGGATGGTGTGGTGAAAACCATGAGCGAAATTGCCGGCAGCTCAAAGAAAATTGCCGATATCACCAGCGTTATCGACGGCATCGCTTTCCAGACCAATATTCTGGCACTGAACGCAGCGGTGGAGGCTGCACGCGCGGGCGAACAGGGGCGTGGTTTTGCCGTAGTTGCCGGTGAAGTGCGTAATTTAGCGCAGCGCAGCGCGCAGGCTGCGAAAGAGATCAAAACGCTGATTGAGGCCTCGGTCAGCCGTGTGGATGCCGGATCGCTGCAGGTCGCCACCGCTGGCGAAACCATGCACGATATCGTTAATGCCGTGGTGCGCGTGACGGACATTATGGGCGAAATCGCCTCAGCTTCAGATGAGCAGAGCCGCGGTATCGATCAGATTGGGCTGGCGGTGACAGAGATGGACCGCGTAACGCAGCAGAACGCCTCGCTGGTACAGGAATCTGCGGCGGCCTCCGCTTCGCTGGAGGAGCAGGCAAGCCGGCTTTCACAGGCCGTTGCAGTATTTAAAATCGGTCAGCCGACGCCCGTCAGCAAGCCGGTAAAAACGCTGAAAGCTCCCGCGCCACGTAAAGCGCTGGCGGTGAGTGCTGAAGAAGGAAACTGGGAGACGTTTTAA
- a CDS encoding LysR family transcriptional regulator, with product MKETLLSGIDRIALMQTFVLIVEAGSLSAAALRLETSQPTISRRLQSLERLLGVKLLQRTTHVMKLTDDGERCFAHAKALVEQWQAIEDDLQGAAQEPKGLLRVLVPHAFGQDQMIGPLQEYLQRYPKMRVEWMLSDRRPDFIAEGVDCAVHVGMVTDPSVVALLVAEIPRIVVAAPQLLASGLVVEHPAGLAELPWVALSTFYRQQVTLTCEQQETQHIAIHPQLLTDSLYALRNAMLAGMGAGIASSWAVKEDIEQGRLLHLCPEWHAAPLPIYLVYPYARFYPAKLRRFLEMMREVLPIIGGTQAPVK from the coding sequence ATGAAAGAAACCCTCTTGTCAGGCATTGACCGTATAGCGTTAATGCAAACCTTTGTGCTTATCGTCGAAGCAGGTAGCCTCTCTGCGGCGGCGCTGCGTCTGGAAACCTCCCAGCCTACAATCAGCCGGAGGCTACAGTCACTGGAACGTCTGCTGGGCGTGAAGCTGCTGCAACGTACCACGCACGTGATGAAGCTGACCGATGATGGCGAGCGCTGTTTTGCCCATGCCAAAGCCCTGGTGGAGCAGTGGCAGGCGATAGAGGACGATCTGCAGGGTGCCGCGCAAGAGCCGAAAGGTCTGCTGCGGGTGCTGGTGCCGCATGCCTTTGGTCAGGATCAGATGATTGGGCCGCTGCAGGAGTATCTGCAACGCTATCCCAAAATGCGGGTGGAGTGGATGCTCAGCGACAGGCGACCAGACTTTATTGCTGAAGGCGTTGACTGCGCCGTGCACGTCGGTATGGTGACCGATCCTTCTGTGGTGGCGCTGCTGGTGGCTGAGATCCCGCGCATTGTGGTAGCCGCGCCACAACTTCTCGCTTCCGGTCTTGTGGTTGAACATCCCGCCGGGCTGGCAGAGTTACCCTGGGTGGCGCTGAGTACCTTCTATCGTCAGCAGGTTACCCTGACCTGCGAGCAGCAAGAGACGCAGCATATTGCTATCCATCCTCAGCTGCTGACAGACAGTCTCTATGCCCTACGCAATGCAATGCTGGCAGGTATGGGGGCGGGCATCGCCTCATCCTGGGCGGTGAAAGAGGATATTGAGCAGGGGCGACTGCTGCACCTCTGCCCGGAGTGGCATGCGGCACCGCTACCCATTTATCTGGTTTATCCTTATGCCCGCTTCTATCCCGCCAAGCTGCGACGCTTTCTGGAGATGATGCGTGAAGTGCTGCCTATTATCGGCGGCACGCAGGCACCGGTAAAATAG
- the ftnA gene encoding non-heme ferritin, whose amino-acid sequence MLTADMIAKLNDQLNLEFYSANLYLQMSAWCADKGFEGAASFMHEHSVEEMQHMQRLFNYLSDTGAMPVLGSIAAPPVTFNSLNEVLEQAYEHEKLITGKINELAHAAMTTQDYSTFNFLQWYVSEQHEEEKLFKSVLDKLALVGTGGQGMFFVDKDLMKMSNTSNPEA is encoded by the coding sequence ATGCTGACTGCCGATATGATCGCTAAACTGAATGACCAGTTAAACCTGGAGTTTTATTCTGCCAATCTCTATTTGCAGATGAGCGCCTGGTGTGCGGATAAGGGGTTTGAAGGGGCTGCCTCCTTCATGCACGAGCACTCTGTGGAAGAGATGCAGCATATGCAGCGTCTGTTCAACTATCTGAGCGACACCGGCGCCATGCCGGTCCTGGGCAGCATTGCTGCACCGCCAGTGACGTTTAACTCACTGAATGAAGTGCTGGAGCAGGCTTATGAGCACGAGAAGCTGATCACCGGCAAAATCAACGAACTGGCGCACGCAGCGATGACCACACAGGACTACTCCACCTTTAACTTCCTGCAGTGGTACGTTTCTGAGCAGCATGAAGAAGAGAAGCTGTTCAAATCTGTGCTGGATAAGCTGGCGCTGGTTGGTACCGGTGGTCAGGGTATGTTCTTCGTGGATAAAGATTTGATGAAGATGAGCAACACCAGTAATCCAGAGGCTTAA
- a CDS encoding helix-turn-helix domain-containing protein, whose protein sequence is MEKLNTTKVLFGKRVKQLRLQAGLSQEAFALKCGLDRTYVSGIERGLRNPTLEVIAVLAAGLGTEMKTLIEF, encoded by the coding sequence ATGGAAAAGCTAAACACCACCAAAGTTCTTTTTGGAAAAAGAGTTAAACAACTCAGACTGCAGGCAGGCTTGTCGCAAGAAGCATTCGCATTAAAATGCGGGCTGGATCGGACCTATGTTTCTGGTATTGAACGAGGTTTACGGAACCCTACTCTGGAAGTTATTGCTGTTCTGGCCGCAGGCCTTGGCACTGAAATGAAAACGCTGATTGAGTTTTAA